DNA from Drosophila gunungcola strain Sukarami chromosome 3L unlocalized genomic scaffold, Dgunungcola_SK_2 000002F, whole genome shotgun sequence:
TATTAGCATAAATAGAACGGCATGCCGCACGCAACGCTTTAAAAGGGAGCGCATCTAGTCCAGAATTTCTGTTTTGGGGTCAAAGGGGAAAGTCAATATGCTAGGCTAACTTTCAAGTGGTTTCGGGAGTGCAGCGGCGGAGGAAAGACGAGGGTGGCTTCTGCTCGAgtcaatataataaattactGTGATGGCTTCAAGAAGTTGCAAAGGTCCTGCCAATATTCAATACCCCTCCGTGTGAAGAAAGCAATCAGGCGAGCAGagtggggtttttttttctgtctggCTGGAGGCCAGTGAGAGATGTGCCATGTCCCAgacaaaaggcaaacaaagaCATGGCCAACAGAGAAGAAGGGGTACTGGGCTGTCGGGTCTATCAGCAACTTCCCATGCAGCAGAAGCCGAGCGAAAATCACACATGATGCGTCGCCATTTctcataaaaatttcattacTTTCGCCGAAATGTGTGGCAAGTTTAATATCTGGGAACTTACACACATTGTTAAGGTTGGACACATTGAAAGAGGAACGTACTTTATCAACTTGGCACGCCCCGAAATCAATTAGAACTGTGATAAACGAGTCGAGCACCAACTTAAGCTGTTCGTCTATTCAGCGAGGTAAACTTCTTTATTGCCAAACATTTCTTTTCAACGAGATAGGTAGCCGTAAGCCAAATCTCTTTATTGCAAAATCTCTTTTctttgcaaaataaaagtaacgaagcttaaatttttaaatccttGTTATTACCAAAGGTGTCTTGTTAATTTGGCCAGATAATCTGCGGCTTTTTAAGGTTTCAAACAATCACTTAACTTAGAAGAAATTTATGGAACTGATTTCGGAGTTAAAATAAGGCATGTTAATTATTGTACTTAAGAATGATGAATACCAATCAATTTGTTCCGTTTTTAATGCTATCAATCTTTGTAATGCTAAATCCAAAATAGgcctattttaattttaagtttccCATTTgagtctaaaaataaatgtccaACAATTTTGTGTGCTTTGCGAAAATAAATTCCATCCAAATATATTATTCTTAGAATTGCCCATTAAACTTGAGCATGATTAAGACACGTTTAAGGTATAAGATTTACTGAATTAATTGCCTTAAGTAAGTCGCATAATGGCGTGTGCGCAAGTGTACATAACATAAATGAAATCTTTTGCGTCATTAAGGCAACCATCTTTTATGAAGCCTCCGCCATAGTATCCAGCATTAGTTTATGTGTTATTTGCCGCCCATATGGGTGCTTTTGGGTGTTGTTAGGGGGTTTGGATTGtaggatgtgtgtgtgtggcccCGCATAAATCAGAGGCAGTCCTGCATGACCTTACGAGGATACCCAGTGTTGTTACAAAACGACTTTGTGACTAAAGTCCTCTTACTTGCAGAACATTGAACGGAAAAGGAAGCTGGCTAAGACGCAAGTAAACGTAATTAACCACTCCCACAACGCAACAAGACCACAAGGTGGATAGTGTAAAAGGGGGCAATGCAAactcaacaaaaatgttgcatCTCCTTGAAGGATCAACATCTGCTGCCAAGGACACTGTCACACAAAGGGGAAGCGTGCTCATCAGTTTCGTGAACCAATTCCGTTTGAATTAAGCGCCACCAAAAAGGAGCAGCGCAATCTTAAGCGATTCCCGTGCCGTCACCGCGTAATGTTTGTGCATCCCTGTCCTGCTCCAACTGGAATCAACCACTCGGGACTGCTCCtactcctcctccgcctccgcttccgcctcctcatcctcctcgcCCTAACCCACTTCCGGCCGTCGCATGGAGAGGTCTTCACGCTGGGCTACCTAACGGCCTCGCAACGGAGTCCGGGTAACCTGGACTACAACCGACCCGGACTCACCATCTCCGGCGCCATTTCGCTGGCCGTGGAGGAGGTGAATGCGGGACGACTGCGGGACCGTGGCCACTCGCTGGAGTTCGTCGTGGCCGAGACGTACGGCGAGGAGGTGGTCAGCATCCGGCAGACGGCCGCTCTGTGGACGCAGCAGGTGGCCGCCTACATTGGCCCCCAGGAAACTTGCGTCCACGAAGGTCGCATGGCGGCCGCCTTCAACCTGCCCATGATATCCTATGTGAGTAGGCGATAAAACCATTGTATTTGCAACTCCTATTCATGGGTAATCATCCCTCATCAGTACTGCACCCATCGGGATCCCTCGAACAAGGCTGATTTCCCCACTTTTGCCAGGACGCGACCGCCAGACACACAGATCTCGAAGTCCGTGGTGGCATTTCTGCTCTCCTTCAACTGGACGCAGGTGAGCATTCTGTACCTGGACGACCTGAGCGGGCAGTACCAGCCCGTGGCGGAGACCATCCTCAGCACGCTGAGTGAGGCCGGAGTGAGCATCCGGGACATTCGCACCTGGAACACCATCTACCACCACGGATTCATGGACAATCCCTTCGAGGCGCTGGTGGAGCAGACCTATGCCAATACGAGGAGTGAGTGTCGAGTCTGTACTCCAATACATATAATCTaaccataaataatttatcttttaGTTTACCTGATCCTGAGTCACTATTATGAGCACGTTGGCCTGATGGTTAGCCTCCAGAAAAGGGGACTACTGTCCAAAGGCGACTACTTCGTAGTGGGCATCGACATCGAGCAGTATGATCCGGCCAAACCCGAGAAGTATCTGCGTGGACTGCTTCTGGAGGATGTGGATCCCTTGGCCGTGCAGGCCTTTCAGTCCTATCTGGCCATTGTGCCCACTGCCTCCGTCTCCTTTGCCACTTTCGCCAACGAGGTTTGTCCTTCTGACAATTCTGACAGTGATGTGATTGATGCGCTGCATCCGCCatcagtcccagtcccagtacCGTCACGTCTCATAATTGTCGCTCCTTTCGCCACATTGACCACACATTTCTGACCCTCATTTCGGTTTTCCTTTCAGGTCAACAAATATATGGAGCGGCCGCCATTCAATTTCCCCAATCCAGTGGGTCGCTTCGGTGGAGCAAAGCAGGTTCGCCCCAACAAGACACTTGCATGAAACCGAAACCGAGGCTGAAGCCGAAAActaaaccgaaaccgaaaccatAACCATTGACTGACCTCCAACCTCATCCCCATTTCCCACTAGATAAGCGCCGAGGCTGCCTATCTCTATGATGCCGTGCATCTGTATGCCAAGGCTTTGATGGAAGTCCAGGATGCGGGTGGGCGGCCCAGGAACGGCAGCGCCATTGTGGCGGCCATCAAGGGCTCGCGATATCGCAGCGCCATGGGGTGAGTGGTGGCCCATTTGACAGCTAATCCGCAATTGCTCTAGCACTTTTATACCCGTCACTcgtacactgataaaaaaattaaatagtaagaaaaagtatataatcttaactaaaaaaattaaaaataaatataatgctTTTACTTAAGTAATTAGGAAATAAAGCCAATCATGATCTTTGCCGTCAGATATGCCTACATGCATTTTTTGGACAACAGATGGCGCTTTCAATCATACGGCTTGGCGCCATCTACATGAGTCATTTATATTTGCAAAATGTTAGCAAAGTGCTCTTCTCGTTTTTTCAGCTATCACGTCTACATCGATGAGAACGGCGATGCGGCTGGTAATTATACAGTATTAGCCAGGGGAACCGTGCGGAATGGTCGCAATCAGACTGTCCTGGGACTGCGACCCGTGGGCACCTTCATCCACCGGAACAGCAGCttcagcagcatcagcaaggCACTGCCCGTAAGTAAATGCCCGCTTTTCACATACCGCTATTGTAACTTGCTCTCTGCCAATCCTCCCAAATCGCTTGGCCCGTCCAGCACCAGGTAAGCGCTTCTGGCTTCTGGTTCAACTAATCACACACCTTGCTCCGTTGGCCCCCGGTATTTTCGATTAATCCCGTTTCTGGTTTACTTTCCCGCAGGACCTCAAACTATTCAGCCCCATTGACTGGGTGGGTGGTTCGCGaccagcagctgctcctcgTTGCGGATTTGGTGGCGAGAAGTGCGTCAGTGAGTATGAATGTTGAAGTTGGCCAACCAAGTATGGGCTAACCACCCGCCTCCTCTGAAACCACAGATTACACTGGCGAAATATCCGCGGCCATTGCCGGCGGTGttctgctcctgctgagcCTGGTCTCGCTGGTCCTCTACCGCAACTGGCGCTACGAGCAGGAACTGGACAGTCTGCTCTGGAAGATAGACTTTCGCGAGGTGCAGATCCACGAGAACGAGCGGGAGCAGCAGAGTCAGAAGCAGACGCGCGTAAGTCCCGGTCCCTGTCGTCTTACCACCATGACAGGGACATCCGGCCTAATGGTGGATGGTGGCTCCATGCACAAAGTGAACCCAGGAAGACATTGGCCTAAATAAGACAGTTTCTTAATGTGTCAGTTACCAGACAGAAGCCTTTTTCTGCACTTACATTAAACATTAGGCCCAATGGGCAATTGTTTAGGCgtaatttctaatttatattataaacaatttgtaaatagGTCTTGACGTTCaacgaaattattttaaacttttaaacgaAATCTTCATAGATATagatcaattttttttaccattccTAACTGGTTGAtccttaataaaaaattataaaccttataaaataaacaaaaaatttgttacttaaaataaatttaatgttagGTATAATTTAAAGCCCATCTTATCTTTAACAACGAAtatactaatttttaaaaaatactttcaaaacgggaacatttttaaataggtATTATTGACGGTTTGACATTTTtgagaattatttttttattatttatttaaaaatgcacaaaagtttttttttttaaaaagcttttttggATGAATGCAGGAAAGTGGAGGCCATGTCAACAGCACAAGCTTATTATGTTGAAAACTGTCAAGAGTCCTGCCATTTAAGCCTCTTCTCCCGCCATTGCATGTCTGACAACAGCACTTGCTAAATCACTTGCCGCGTCGTCTTCCTCCGCAGTCCACCCATCCGCTGATCCGCACCAGCCAGGTGAGCCTGAGCTCCAATCCCGACGCGGACTTCCGCTACACGACCATCTTCACGCCGATTGGACTGTACAAGGGTCAGCTGTATGCCATCAAGAAGGTGCGCAAGAAGAGTGTTGACATAACGCGGGAGATGAAGAAGGAGCTCAAGCTGGTGAGGCTATATAATTTGGTATTTCCTAAAACCCCTTGACATGAGCAAATCTTTACCAGCTGCGAGATGCCCGGCACGACAACATATGCGCCTTTATCGGCGCCTGCACGGATCCGCCCAACATCTGCATCATCAGCGAGTACTGCACCCGGGGCAGCCTAAAGGTCAGTGGGTCAGTCGAACCCTTACACCACCAGCACCCACCCACTTTCTTCATTTCTTCCATTGCAGGACATTCTGGAGAACGAGGACGTCAAGCTGGACAACATGTTCATTGCCTCCATGGTGGCGGACATTATACGCGTGAGTGCTGTAACATTATACTAATGGCTGGCCCACCCACTGACCTCCAATGTCCTCCAATGACCTCCAATGACCTCCACTGACCGCTTAGGGCGTCATCTATTTGCACGACTCGCCCATTCGCTTCCACGGCGCACTGTGCACTTCCAACTGCCTGGTGGACTCCCGCTGGGTGGTCAAGCTGACGGACTTTGGCCTGTTCGCCTTCAAGCAGGGCATCGAAGACAGCTCCACGGACATGCAGCACATGTCGGCCAAGTGTCTGAGTGAGTGTTGCCATCCAGAATTGATGGATAAGACTATACCAGAATTGATGGATAAGACTATACCCAATATCCAATACCCAATCTCCCCCAGAACTGCTCTACAGAGCGCCGGAGTTGCTGCGGCAGGGTCCTTCGTCGCTGGTCATGGGCACCCAGCGTGGAGATGCCTACTCCTTTGGCCTCCTGCTCTACGAGATGCATGTGCGACGCGGACCCTTCGGTGAGACCGGTCTGACACCCATGCAGTGCCTGCAGAAGGTTCTCCAGCCGCAGGACCAACTGAACCCGTACCGACCATCGCTGCAACCCCTGGAAACCGCTTTTGATTGCGTCAGCGAGTGCCTAAGGGAATGCTGGGCGGAGAGGCCGGAGGATCGTCCGGACTTCAAAACCATTCGCACCAAACTGAGACCGCTGCGCAAGGGAATGCGACCCAACATTTTCGACAACATGATGGCCATGATGGAGAAGTATGCCAATAACCTGGAGGCCCTCGTCGACGATCGCACGGATCAGCTGCAGGAGGAGAAGAAAAAGACGGACGCCCTGCTGCACGAGATGCTGCCGCGTTGCGTGGCCGACCAGCTGAAGAAGGGCCACAAGGTGGACCCCGAGCACTACGAACAGGTGAGCATCTACTTCAGCGACATCGTCGGGTTCACGGCCATGTCCGCCGAGTGCACGCCGCTGCAGGTGGTGGACTTCCTCAACGATCTGTACACCTGCTTCGACTCGATCATCGGGCACTACGATGTCTACAAGGTGGAGACCATCGGAGATGCCTATATGGTGGTATCGGGTCTTCCTCTGCGCAACGGCGACCTGCATGCAGCGGAAATAGCCACCATGTCGCTGCATCTACTGAGCGCCGTTTCGGAGTTCAAGATACGCCATCGACCAACCAACCGGCTGCTCCTGCGGATTGGCATCCACTCGGGACCCGTTTGTGCCGGCGTCGTGGGCCTTAAGATGCCCCGATACTGTCTCTTCGGGGACACCGTCAACACGGCCTCGCGCATGGAGTCCAGTGGCGTGCCCCTGAAGATCCACTGCAGCTGGCAGTGCCGTCAGCTGCTGGACCGACTGGGTGGCTATCACTTCCAGGAGCGAGGAGTCATTGCGATGAAGGGCAAGGGCGACCAGCGCACCTACTGGCTGCTGGGGGAGGACGAGGAGGCCCGCACTCGGCGCACCTATGAGAGATCCCAGCGACGGGGATCGCGGGCACTCAACAAGTTCATCCAGGGCACGATCAAGCAGGCCCAGGAGCAGGCCACTGAGTATGGCATACGCTCCTCGCTCAAGCAGAAGAACCTGCCACGCAACTCGCTGACCCGCTCCTCCAGTCTGGAATCGCCCAAGAAGCTGCGCTTTGCCGCCGGCAGTCTCCTCGAGCATCATCGTTACCACAGGTTGGAGTTCCCATTCCCAATAATAAAGATTTATTGAGTTAATCCACCTTTTCTTTCAGTGACGAGGCCCTGCTCGAGGTGGACTCCTACACGGGATTGAGACGCTCTTCGGGGGGATCCACGCAATCGCGCTACGAGGAGACCACCCTTTCGCTGACCGTCTCCTGCCAAAGTATCGAGGTCCTCAATGGTCAGCATGGCAAGAGACGACCCTCCTCCTATCCCACTGCCAATACGCCGCTGCTGATGAACCATGTGGAGGTTTAGAGGCGCGGGCCTAGTACTAGTACTTACTTAAAACCCAACTACAGGGAGCTTAGTGGAATATTTGTGTTCAGTATGTCTAGCCAAGTGTATTTGTGTATGGCTTTTAGTGCCCAATTGTGGTAACTGTAGCATCAGCATATTGTGAGAGTGATTATAAATCTAGTCGTTGTTTAAACACATTCATGCTCTAATctaaagcaaattaaaatagtCAATAGCCCTAACTAAACGATATGAATAAagagtaataaataaaacgctTATCGCATGGTATTGTCTAGGATTATCAAAGggcatttttattatgttcTATTTGTTTCGCAATCAGATTTCATTCTAATTGCTGTGTCTTGGAGACAGttgcttttattattgtataaTAATTGTATGCATTTGACAAACTTAACGATTTCTTTATATAACTTTAGTTTAAAACCGATTTGTGCATTTCTCTAGGCATTATAAATACAGTATTTGATTCGCCGTTCATCGCCGTTCAATATGTAGGTGTTTTTGTGTATCTCtgaaccatttttattttttgtcaaagCCAGCTTGCAAAAACTTCTCAAATGTCCATTAGATTGTTTTCGATATTCTAGGAAAGgttgtaaataattttaccTTCTTACTCgattatagtttttaattgtgtttttggtTTCATTATGATAAGCCACAAGCTTTTAAGCACACTTTAATGCGATTTTATGGAGATTAGATTTAATTTCGTTTGGTGATTTAATGTGGAAAAGTCCGCTCCATATTGCTTTTCATCTCATTAGGGGGtccgagttttttttttggtttttggtgtGTGTGGAAGAAAGGGGGTGTGGTGATCTAATAaactttgtttatatattcaaTGCTACACAATGCAACAATTCTAAATAACAATCTCAAATCTCATATGTCTTTACTATATCAACTAGGTATGAATGTATATAACGCTTCTCTCGGGTTTCCCcgaatttgtttgttttttttttgttcgctatcaaaatatttgcaacaaCAATGGTTATAATCAAAAATACGCAATTCTCAATTATTATTGTTCGACTGTCTCCGCAATCGCTTTGACGGCCAACTCTCGGTACAAAACTAACAAATGGCCAATACCTTGGGATAACCGGGGAATCAGTCCTTCCAAGTGGAACGACCGACAACAAATCTGctcgtataaataaatacgctatatataatatacagtaaatatgtgtgtatatgtatatgtcgGTATTTCTTAAATGCGTCTCTGAAAAATAATCTCTCaacatttgatttcatttgattCAGGCTGCACTCGCAGGCCAGTGCCCCGAATGCggtgttttaaaaattgatcaaCAACTTTTGGTAGCCAAAGCCGGTAACGAAGGATGTCTCAGCCCTAGCGTCTAACAATAGTAAGCTACTCGAGGATCCCACAAATCCGACCAATCGACGGAATTCGTGGTCCTCTTCCAAACAAGTCTGCAGGTCACGCGCGCATTTTAGCCAAAGTGGGTGCCAGTTGCTTAGGGACTACAGATTTATAGTTACAGTTCGGATGCCTAGGCAACTCTTcttctttgaaaaaaaaaaacctcctCGCCTTGTGAGGACTGGCTGGGGACTTCATCTCGGCTTCTTCACCAGGCTGGTGGATCTGTGGACAAGCATGTTGGTTATTAAGCATTTCTAGTGATCCCAAGGGTCAGTAACCTTTTCACGCCATGACGTGGACTAACGGGGGGCGTGTGGCAGGGCGAGGGCGGGGCAGAGCCACCCGACGAGCCCCTCGACGAGGATATAGACAGGGTGGAGGCTCTCGGTGCCGAGCAGCCCAGGTAGATGGCCGATCCCTTGTCGGCATCCCGCAGATCCACTCGAGACCCGTGGACGGAGGAAGGAACCGAGCCTGTCACAGGGAAATAAATAAGTATGCATTATCAGCCTTTTCTCACACAACATAAAAGGGTCCTAATTGATGGCTGTAAACGGTGCAGCCACTATACGTAAATCATATCCATAAGCcgtgtatttattttcaagtaAACTACTTAACTGCGTCAAACGATCAATAGGTGTTCAAAGAGTATATACGTATaatatactttatttaaaaataatgaatactttcttaacaacttttttcactttttttaacAACGGCATTTCGAAAACCCTGCCTTTAAAACTTCAACTTTATGTTCCTTAAGGTGTCTTGAAATGCCTTAAAAATGGCAAGAGCACATTTtactaaaagttttaaattacaagTTTGTATCCCCTAAACAatctgtttttaaatgtacCTATAAGCTTTACAATGCCGCTGCACCGTTTACAACCAACTAGGCTGGCGCACTTACCCGTATAGGCGTGCAGACCAGCCGGACTACTCCGCGGACGCACTCCGAAGCCGCTGACCGTGCTGGCACTGCGCTGCAGCTGGGCGGTGCCACTCCCCTCCCTGGCGGCGGACTCCCTCCGGCTGCCGGCGCTGCTCACCCGGGGCGTTTCTCTGGAGGAGTTGCCCGGCCGTGGCGCTTCCCTGGAGGAGTTGCCCAGCCGGGGCGAGCGCTGGCTCCGGcccagctgctgctggcgctgcTCGCTGCACTCGCGGCGGGCATCCTCGAAGGCGGCGGCATACTCGGCCGCCTCGCGGGACGTGGTGGGCGGCTGCTCCAGGACGATCTCGTCCTCGGGGATGCGCTCGTTGCCCACCGAGCGGCGGGCCAGCGGGAGCGGTGAGTTCTTGGGCGACGTGGGGCAGGACTGGGCGGCGGCACTGCTGACGCTGAGCGAACTGGACGAGGCGTTGGCATTTGAGGACTGGGCACGTAGGCGCGAGTGGGTGGAGGCGTTGGAGGGACGACGGCGGAACAAGCCCTTGGTGGGGTCCATATTGCAGACGcctgcacagaaagaaaaatgtgtatcataatttatttaataagcaaaaaaatgccaaattaattttttttgaaaattgaaaggttaactaacaattaaaatgatcCGGCTTGTGTGACCAAAAAAATGCTCCAGCATAACATTACAAATTCCGTAAATAAGTTTAGAACCTATCTAAATCTACCATTATTCACATATCAAAATAtgaaacattaaataaaaaatttaaaaagagaaAGCTTGTAAAACTTGAAGcgaatgaatattttattggtggaaattaagatttattaGGGCTAAGACTTTGAGACTTTAAGCCAGACTTCGATTGACGTCGTCTTGTGAGCTTCGATTTGGGCTTGACGAGTTTTTCTTGCTTCGTGGAAGCCTTGACAGCACTGTACCGGGCCTCTTCATCGTCCGAATCACAGCTCTTAACGAACCGACCTTTGTTGTCATCTGGGTCGAAGTATCGCACATTTGGCATTAGATCTTCGCCGCAGTTAAAGTCCAGTGGGACTTCATCTTGAAAACCTTTAACTGGCTTGTCAAAGGAGCTGCTCTTCCACTTGTCCACCGCAAAGTTCAATGTATAGGCCAAGCTTTTTTTGACCTCACGGACCCCTTCACCTTCTTCcccctcctcctgctcctcctcatCATCCAAAACCTGCCCATTCCCATTTAAATTCTGGCTCGCACCTGTAGGACACTTCTCGCCGCGGGAGCAGTTACCCTCGCAGATGTCGCGATTCTGCAGGAGCTCCTGGTAGTTATCCAGTGCCGTGACCACCTTGGTGCGATCCAGTTGCTCCAGAGCCGAGGATGGAAAGCGTTCCCTCAGCCGACGACGCTCTTCGGACAGCTTAAACTGCTCAAACTCCTGCAATTGGTTCTGGAAACCGGTGTTGGGATTGGCCACCGCGCGACCGGCACGAACCACCTTCAGGGCCTCCTTCCAGTTGAGGTGGGTGGCCGTCATGATGTAGGCCACGGCCACGGTCACCGAGCGTGACATCCCCGCCAGGCAGTGGATGAGGACGTTGCCTTCGCGCAGGCGGGCGGCGTGGATGAAATCGTTGCAGACGGAGAAGTACTGGGAAAGATTCTGGTCCGGCGTGTCCGAGGCCATCACGCACAGGT
Protein-coding regions in this window:
- the LOC128257672 gene encoding dual specificity protein phosphatase CDC14AB isoform X2 codes for the protein MNWHMGKVLPGLYVGNYRDSKDHAQLERFKISHIIAIHDSPRRLLPDKHYLCVMASDTPDQNLSQYFSVCNDFIHAARLREGNVLIHCLAGMSRSVTVAVAYIMTATHLNWKEALKVVRAGRAVANPNTGFQNQLQEFEQFKLSEERRRLRERFPSSALEQLDRTKVVTALDNYQELLQNRDICEGNCSRGEKCPTGVCNMDPTKGLFRRRPSNASTHSRLRAQSSNANASSSSLSVSSAAAQSCPTSPKNSPLPLARRSVGNERIPEDEIVLEQPPTTSREAAEYAAAFEDARRECSEQRQQQLGRSQRSPRLGNSSREAPRPGNSSRETPRVSSAGSRRESAAREGSGTAQLQRSASTVSGFGVRPRSSPAGLHAYTGSVPSSVHGSRVDLRDADKGSAIYLGCSAPRASTLSISSSRGSSGGSAPPSPCHTPPVSPRHGVKRSTSLVKKPR
- the LOC128257672 gene encoding dual specificity protein phosphatase CDC14AB isoform X1, with product MGNGMNKVLPGLYVGNYRDSKDHAQLERFKISHIIAIHDSPRRLLPDKHYLCVMASDTPDQNLSQYFSVCNDFIHAARLREGNVLIHCLAGMSRSVTVAVAYIMTATHLNWKEALKVVRAGRAVANPNTGFQNQLQEFEQFKLSEERRRLRERFPSSALEQLDRTKVVTALDNYQELLQNRDICEGNCSRGEKCPTGVCNMDPTKGLFRRRPSNASTHSRLRAQSSNANASSSSLSVSSAAAQSCPTSPKNSPLPLARRSVGNERIPEDEIVLEQPPTTSREAAEYAAAFEDARRECSEQRQQQLGRSQRSPRLGNSSREAPRPGNSSRETPRVSSAGSRRESAAREGSGTAQLQRSASTVSGFGVRPRSSPAGLHAYTGSVPSSVHGSRVDLRDADKGSAIYLGCSAPRASTLSISSSRGSSGGSAPPSPCHTPPVSPRHGVKRSTSLVKKPR